One Tachypleus tridentatus isolate NWPU-2018 chromosome 3, ASM421037v1, whole genome shotgun sequence DNA window includes the following coding sequences:
- the LOC143246847 gene encoding maspardin-like isoform X2 has product MHHLLNSKSANEIVQSPEYIVVDDDPRKVWTMYDAGPKHIKCPLICLPPASGTADCFFRQIMALTSRGYRVISLQYPVYWTMIEWVVGFRKLLDHLNLDKVHIFGSSLGGFLAQKFVELTTSSPRVHSLILCNSFSDTSIFNYTDSAVLFWMMPSLVLKRMVMSNYTKGNLPPEIANSVDFMVDQLDSLTQPELASRLTLNCMNCYVEPQKLSDIPMTIISVFDESALSQSVCEGLFKLYPSAKKAHLKKGGNFPYISQSAEVNMYIQVHLRQFQFTKFSACECDTISLSSSDVSPTSGSPLDDIQTFENML; this is encoded by the exons at gCATCACTTATTAAACAGCAAATCTGCAAACGAGATTGTTCAGTCACCAGAATAT atTGTTGTTGATGATGACCCAAGGAAAGTGTGGACGATGTACGATGCTGGACCAAAACACATCAAATGCCCTTTGATTTGCTTACCACCTGCTAGTGGAACAGCCGATTGCTTCTTCCGTCAAATAATGGCACTAACTTCTCGAGGTTACCGTGTGATATCT CTTCAATATCCTGTTTACTGGACTATGATAGAATGGGTCGTGGGCTTTCGGAAGTTACTCGATCATCTTAACTTGGATAAG GTTCACATATTTGGATCATCTCTAGGGGGGTTTCTTGCTCAGAAATTTGTTGAATTGACAACTTCAAGCCCCAGGGTTCACTCCTTGATTTTATGTAACAGTTTCTCTGATACGTCCATCTTTAATTATACCGATAGTGCTGTGTT GTTTTGGATGATGCCTTCTTTAGTTCTAAAGAGAATGGTTATGAGCAATTATACAAAAGGAAATCTTCCTCCTGAAATTGCCAATTCTGTTGACTTTATGGTTGATCAG tTGGACAGTCTTACACAGCCTGAACTTGCATCACGACTCACCCTCAACTGCATGAACTGTTACGTAGAGCCACAGAAGCTGTCAGACATACCAATGACAATAATAAGT GTGTTTGATGAAAGTGCTCTGAGTCAGTCTGTATGTGAGGGACTCTTTAAACTCTATCCAAGTGCCAAGAAAGCACACTTGAAGAAAGGAGGCAATTTTCCATATATAAGTCAAAGTGCAGAAGTCAATATGTACATTCAG GTCCACTTACGACAGTTCCAGTTTACAAAGTTTTCAGCTTGTGAGTGTGACACCATATCTCTTTCTTCCAGTGATGTGTCTCCAACTTCTGGTAGCCCACTTGATGACATTCAGACATTTGAGAATATGCTGTaa
- the LOC143246846 gene encoding DNA polymerase iota-like isoform X1, with protein MEKFTKLDEEDDNWEEVIMDGMIINAKDHSTSKGPHERAIVHIDIDCFHAQVEMIKDPELKTKPLGIKQKNLVVTCNYVARELGVQKVMCIKEAIQICPQIVLVCGEDLTDYREASYKVTRILEEFSPLVERLGFDENFIDVTSLVHSHQRTDIIGNGAESLISGHIYLEGSGALPEPCSCGCYSRLQEASHIAQEIRNRIYQELGLTTCAGIAHNKLLAKLVCGSHKPNQQTTLFPQHVGHLLKSLNTVKDIPGIGSAMYKNLSEMNINLVGGLQLCDLSSLEETVGSDQARRLKNLSFGVDETPVVLSGKPQSHSLEDTFRKCSTVSECRQRLGLLLQRLIKRSTYDSSSLQSIQLVSVTPYLFLPVMCLQLLVAHLMTFRHLRICCNICYDESGAVCKSFF; from the exons ATGGAGAAATTCACTAAACTTGATGAAGAAGATGATAACTGGGAAGAGGTTATAATGGATGGGATGATAATAA ATGCCAAGGACCACAGTACTTCCAAAGGGCCCCATGAAAGAGCTATAGTCCATATTGATATTGACTGTTTTCACGCTCAGGTTGAAATGATAAAAGACCCagagttaaaaacaaaacctttag gAATCAAACAGAAAAACTTAGTAGTTACCTGTAACTATGTAGCAAGAGAACTGGGAGTTCAAAAAGTGATGTGTATCAAAGAAGCCATACAGATTTGTCCTCAGATTGTTCTGGTATGTGGAGAAGACCTAACGGACTATAGAGAAGCTTCCTACAAGGTGACAA GAATTTTAGAGGAGTTCTCACCGTTAGTGGAGCGTCTTGGGTTTGATGAAAATTTTATTGATGTAACAAGTTTGGTACATAGCCACCAAAGAACCGATATCATTGGGAATGGTGCAGAATCGTTAATTAGTGGTCATATCTATTTGGAAG GAAGTGGAGCACTCCCTGAACCTTGCAGCTGTGGTTGTTATTCTCGACTTCAAGAAGCGTCGCACATAGCTCAAGAAATACGAAACAGGATTTACCAGGAATTAGGTCTCACAACGTGTGCCGGCATTGCTCATAACAAACTTTTAGCAAAACTGGTGTGTGGCTCTCACAAGCCGAATCAACAAACCACACTTTTTCCCCAACATGTTGGACATCTGTTGAAATCTCTGAATACTGTGAAAGACATTCCAG GTATTGGCTCGGCAATGTATAAAAACCTCAGTGAAATGAATATAAACTTGGTTGGAGGTCTTCAGCTGTGTGATCTTTCATCTCTAGAAGAAACTGTAGGATCAGATCAGGCTAGACGATTAAAAAATCTTTCTTTTGGTGTTGATGAAACTCCCGTTGTTTTGTCAGGAAAACCTCAA TCACATAGCCTCGAAGATACCTTCCGGAAATGCTCAACAGTTTCAGAATGTCGTCAGAGACTGGGATTATTACTTCAACGGCTTATCAAAAG GTCCACTTACGACAGTTCCAGTTTACAAAGTATTCAGCTTGTGAGTGTGACACCATATCTCTTTCTTCCAGTGATGTGTCTCCAACTTCTGGTAGCCCACTTGATGACATTCAGACATTTGAGAATATGCTGTaacatat GTTATGATGAATCGGGTGCTGTATGTAAAAGTTTCTTCTGA
- the LOC143246847 gene encoding maspardin-like isoform X1 — translation MHHLLNSKSANEIVQSPEYVSFRSTIPQKKIVVDDDPRKVWTMYDAGPKHIKCPLICLPPASGTADCFFRQIMALTSRGYRVISLQYPVYWTMIEWVVGFRKLLDHLNLDKVHIFGSSLGGFLAQKFVELTTSSPRVHSLILCNSFSDTSIFNYTDSAVLFWMMPSLVLKRMVMSNYTKGNLPPEIANSVDFMVDQLDSLTQPELASRLTLNCMNCYVEPQKLSDIPMTIISVFDESALSQSVCEGLFKLYPSAKKAHLKKGGNFPYISQSAEVNMYIQVHLRQFQFTKFSACECDTISLSSSDVSPTSGSPLDDIQTFENML, via the exons at gCATCACTTATTAAACAGCAAATCTGCAAACGAGATTGTTCAGTCACCAGAATATGTGAGTTTTAGGAGTACTATACcacaaaaaaaa atTGTTGTTGATGATGACCCAAGGAAAGTGTGGACGATGTACGATGCTGGACCAAAACACATCAAATGCCCTTTGATTTGCTTACCACCTGCTAGTGGAACAGCCGATTGCTTCTTCCGTCAAATAATGGCACTAACTTCTCGAGGTTACCGTGTGATATCT CTTCAATATCCTGTTTACTGGACTATGATAGAATGGGTCGTGGGCTTTCGGAAGTTACTCGATCATCTTAACTTGGATAAG GTTCACATATTTGGATCATCTCTAGGGGGGTTTCTTGCTCAGAAATTTGTTGAATTGACAACTTCAAGCCCCAGGGTTCACTCCTTGATTTTATGTAACAGTTTCTCTGATACGTCCATCTTTAATTATACCGATAGTGCTGTGTT GTTTTGGATGATGCCTTCTTTAGTTCTAAAGAGAATGGTTATGAGCAATTATACAAAAGGAAATCTTCCTCCTGAAATTGCCAATTCTGTTGACTTTATGGTTGATCAG tTGGACAGTCTTACACAGCCTGAACTTGCATCACGACTCACCCTCAACTGCATGAACTGTTACGTAGAGCCACAGAAGCTGTCAGACATACCAATGACAATAATAAGT GTGTTTGATGAAAGTGCTCTGAGTCAGTCTGTATGTGAGGGACTCTTTAAACTCTATCCAAGTGCCAAGAAAGCACACTTGAAGAAAGGAGGCAATTTTCCATATATAAGTCAAAGTGCAGAAGTCAATATGTACATTCAG GTCCACTTACGACAGTTCCAGTTTACAAAGTTTTCAGCTTGTGAGTGTGACACCATATCTCTTTCTTCCAGTGATGTGTCTCCAACTTCTGGTAGCCCACTTGATGACATTCAGACATTTGAGAATATGCTGTaa
- the LOC143246846 gene encoding DNA polymerase iota-like isoform X2, with the protein MVTRYLLLSLFIDAKDHSTSKGPHERAIVHIDIDCFHAQVEMIKDPELKTKPLGIKQKNLVVTCNYVARELGVQKVMCIKEAIQICPQIVLVCGEDLTDYREASYKVTRILEEFSPLVERLGFDENFIDVTSLVHSHQRTDIIGNGAESLISGHIYLEGSGALPEPCSCGCYSRLQEASHIAQEIRNRIYQELGLTTCAGIAHNKLLAKLVCGSHKPNQQTTLFPQHVGHLLKSLNTVKDIPGIGSAMYKNLSEMNINLVGGLQLCDLSSLEETVGSDQARRLKNLSFGVDETPVVLSGKPQSHSLEDTFRKCSTVSECRQRLGLLLQRLIKRSTYDSSSLQSIQLVSVTPYLFLPVMCLQLLVAHLMTFRHLRICCNICYDESGAVCKSFF; encoded by the exons ATGGTAACACGTTATCTCTTGTTGTCCTTATTTATAG ATGCCAAGGACCACAGTACTTCCAAAGGGCCCCATGAAAGAGCTATAGTCCATATTGATATTGACTGTTTTCACGCTCAGGTTGAAATGATAAAAGACCCagagttaaaaacaaaacctttag gAATCAAACAGAAAAACTTAGTAGTTACCTGTAACTATGTAGCAAGAGAACTGGGAGTTCAAAAAGTGATGTGTATCAAAGAAGCCATACAGATTTGTCCTCAGATTGTTCTGGTATGTGGAGAAGACCTAACGGACTATAGAGAAGCTTCCTACAAGGTGACAA GAATTTTAGAGGAGTTCTCACCGTTAGTGGAGCGTCTTGGGTTTGATGAAAATTTTATTGATGTAACAAGTTTGGTACATAGCCACCAAAGAACCGATATCATTGGGAATGGTGCAGAATCGTTAATTAGTGGTCATATCTATTTGGAAG GAAGTGGAGCACTCCCTGAACCTTGCAGCTGTGGTTGTTATTCTCGACTTCAAGAAGCGTCGCACATAGCTCAAGAAATACGAAACAGGATTTACCAGGAATTAGGTCTCACAACGTGTGCCGGCATTGCTCATAACAAACTTTTAGCAAAACTGGTGTGTGGCTCTCACAAGCCGAATCAACAAACCACACTTTTTCCCCAACATGTTGGACATCTGTTGAAATCTCTGAATACTGTGAAAGACATTCCAG GTATTGGCTCGGCAATGTATAAAAACCTCAGTGAAATGAATATAAACTTGGTTGGAGGTCTTCAGCTGTGTGATCTTTCATCTCTAGAAGAAACTGTAGGATCAGATCAGGCTAGACGATTAAAAAATCTTTCTTTTGGTGTTGATGAAACTCCCGTTGTTTTGTCAGGAAAACCTCAA TCACATAGCCTCGAAGATACCTTCCGGAAATGCTCAACAGTTTCAGAATGTCGTCAGAGACTGGGATTATTACTTCAACGGCTTATCAAAAG GTCCACTTACGACAGTTCCAGTTTACAAAGTATTCAGCTTGTGAGTGTGACACCATATCTCTTTCTTCCAGTGATGTGTCTCCAACTTCTGGTAGCCCACTTGATGACATTCAGACATTTGAGAATATGCTGTaacatat GTTATGATGAATCGGGTGCTGTATGTAAAAGTTTCTTCTGA
- the LOC143246846 gene encoding DNA polymerase iota-like isoform X4 codes for MEKFTKLDEEDDNWEEVIMDGMIINAKDHSTSKGPHERAIVHIDIDCFHAQVEMIKDPELKTKPLGIKQKNLVVTCNYVARELGVQKVMCIKEAIQICPQIVLVCGEDLTDYREASYKVTRILEEFSPLVERLGFDENFIDVTSLVHSHQRTDIIGNGAESLISGHIYLEGSGALPEPCSCGCYSRLQEASHIAQEIRNRIYQELGLTTCAGIAHNKLLAKLVCGSHKPNQQTTLFPQHVGHLLKSLNTVKDIPGIGSAMYKNLSEMNINLVGGLQLCDLSSLEETVGSDQARRLKNLSFGVDETPVVLSGKPQVHLRQFQFTKYSACECDTISLSSSDVSPTSGSPLDDIQTFENML; via the exons ATGGAGAAATTCACTAAACTTGATGAAGAAGATGATAACTGGGAAGAGGTTATAATGGATGGGATGATAATAA ATGCCAAGGACCACAGTACTTCCAAAGGGCCCCATGAAAGAGCTATAGTCCATATTGATATTGACTGTTTTCACGCTCAGGTTGAAATGATAAAAGACCCagagttaaaaacaaaacctttag gAATCAAACAGAAAAACTTAGTAGTTACCTGTAACTATGTAGCAAGAGAACTGGGAGTTCAAAAAGTGATGTGTATCAAAGAAGCCATACAGATTTGTCCTCAGATTGTTCTGGTATGTGGAGAAGACCTAACGGACTATAGAGAAGCTTCCTACAAGGTGACAA GAATTTTAGAGGAGTTCTCACCGTTAGTGGAGCGTCTTGGGTTTGATGAAAATTTTATTGATGTAACAAGTTTGGTACATAGCCACCAAAGAACCGATATCATTGGGAATGGTGCAGAATCGTTAATTAGTGGTCATATCTATTTGGAAG GAAGTGGAGCACTCCCTGAACCTTGCAGCTGTGGTTGTTATTCTCGACTTCAAGAAGCGTCGCACATAGCTCAAGAAATACGAAACAGGATTTACCAGGAATTAGGTCTCACAACGTGTGCCGGCATTGCTCATAACAAACTTTTAGCAAAACTGGTGTGTGGCTCTCACAAGCCGAATCAACAAACCACACTTTTTCCCCAACATGTTGGACATCTGTTGAAATCTCTGAATACTGTGAAAGACATTCCAG GTATTGGCTCGGCAATGTATAAAAACCTCAGTGAAATGAATATAAACTTGGTTGGAGGTCTTCAGCTGTGTGATCTTTCATCTCTAGAAGAAACTGTAGGATCAGATCAGGCTAGACGATTAAAAAATCTTTCTTTTGGTGTTGATGAAACTCCCGTTGTTTTGTCAGGAAAACCTCAA GTCCACTTACGACAGTTCCAGTTTACAAAGTATTCAGCTTGTGAGTGTGACACCATATCTCTTTCTTCCAGTGATGTGTCTCCAACTTCTGGTAGCCCACTTGATGACATTCAGACATTTGAGAATATGCTGTaa
- the LOC143246846 gene encoding DNA polymerase iota-like isoform X5 — protein MIKDPELKTKPLGIKQKNLVVTCNYVARELGVQKVMCIKEAIQICPQIVLVCGEDLTDYREASYKVTRILEEFSPLVERLGFDENFIDVTSLVHSHQRTDIIGNGAESLISGHIYLEGSGALPEPCSCGCYSRLQEASHIAQEIRNRIYQELGLTTCAGIAHNKLLAKLVCGSHKPNQQTTLFPQHVGHLLKSLNTVKDIPGIGSAMYKNLSEMNINLVGGLQLCDLSSLEETVGSDQARRLKNLSFGVDETPVVLSGKPQSHSLEDTFRKCSTVSECRQRLGLLLQRLIKRSTYDSSSLQSIQLVSVTPYLFLPVMCLQLLVAHLMTFRHLRICCNICYDESGAVCKSFF, from the exons ATGATAAAAGACCCagagttaaaaacaaaacctttag gAATCAAACAGAAAAACTTAGTAGTTACCTGTAACTATGTAGCAAGAGAACTGGGAGTTCAAAAAGTGATGTGTATCAAAGAAGCCATACAGATTTGTCCTCAGATTGTTCTGGTATGTGGAGAAGACCTAACGGACTATAGAGAAGCTTCCTACAAGGTGACAA GAATTTTAGAGGAGTTCTCACCGTTAGTGGAGCGTCTTGGGTTTGATGAAAATTTTATTGATGTAACAAGTTTGGTACATAGCCACCAAAGAACCGATATCATTGGGAATGGTGCAGAATCGTTAATTAGTGGTCATATCTATTTGGAAG GAAGTGGAGCACTCCCTGAACCTTGCAGCTGTGGTTGTTATTCTCGACTTCAAGAAGCGTCGCACATAGCTCAAGAAATACGAAACAGGATTTACCAGGAATTAGGTCTCACAACGTGTGCCGGCATTGCTCATAACAAACTTTTAGCAAAACTGGTGTGTGGCTCTCACAAGCCGAATCAACAAACCACACTTTTTCCCCAACATGTTGGACATCTGTTGAAATCTCTGAATACTGTGAAAGACATTCCAG GTATTGGCTCGGCAATGTATAAAAACCTCAGTGAAATGAATATAAACTTGGTTGGAGGTCTTCAGCTGTGTGATCTTTCATCTCTAGAAGAAACTGTAGGATCAGATCAGGCTAGACGATTAAAAAATCTTTCTTTTGGTGTTGATGAAACTCCCGTTGTTTTGTCAGGAAAACCTCAA TCACATAGCCTCGAAGATACCTTCCGGAAATGCTCAACAGTTTCAGAATGTCGTCAGAGACTGGGATTATTACTTCAACGGCTTATCAAAAG GTCCACTTACGACAGTTCCAGTTTACAAAGTATTCAGCTTGTGAGTGTGACACCATATCTCTTTCTTCCAGTGATGTGTCTCCAACTTCTGGTAGCCCACTTGATGACATTCAGACATTTGAGAATATGCTGTaacatat GTTATGATGAATCGGGTGCTGTATGTAAAAGTTTCTTCTGA
- the LOC143246847 gene encoding maspardin-like isoform X3 produces MHHLLNSKSANEIVQSPEYVSFRSTIPQKKIVVDDDPRKVWTMYDAGPKHIKCPLICLPPASGTADCFFRQIMALTSRGYRVISLQYPVYWTMIEWVVGFRKLLDHLNLDKVHIFGSSLGGFLAQKFVELTTSSPRVHSLILCNSFSDTSIFNYTDSAVLFWMMPSLVLKRMVMSNYTKGNLPPEIANSVDFMVDQLDSLTQPELASRLTLNCMNCYVEPQKLSDIPMTIISVHLRQFQFTKFSACECDTISLSSSDVSPTSGSPLDDIQTFENML; encoded by the exons at gCATCACTTATTAAACAGCAAATCTGCAAACGAGATTGTTCAGTCACCAGAATATGTGAGTTTTAGGAGTACTATACcacaaaaaaaa atTGTTGTTGATGATGACCCAAGGAAAGTGTGGACGATGTACGATGCTGGACCAAAACACATCAAATGCCCTTTGATTTGCTTACCACCTGCTAGTGGAACAGCCGATTGCTTCTTCCGTCAAATAATGGCACTAACTTCTCGAGGTTACCGTGTGATATCT CTTCAATATCCTGTTTACTGGACTATGATAGAATGGGTCGTGGGCTTTCGGAAGTTACTCGATCATCTTAACTTGGATAAG GTTCACATATTTGGATCATCTCTAGGGGGGTTTCTTGCTCAGAAATTTGTTGAATTGACAACTTCAAGCCCCAGGGTTCACTCCTTGATTTTATGTAACAGTTTCTCTGATACGTCCATCTTTAATTATACCGATAGTGCTGTGTT GTTTTGGATGATGCCTTCTTTAGTTCTAAAGAGAATGGTTATGAGCAATTATACAAAAGGAAATCTTCCTCCTGAAATTGCCAATTCTGTTGACTTTATGGTTGATCAG tTGGACAGTCTTACACAGCCTGAACTTGCATCACGACTCACCCTCAACTGCATGAACTGTTACGTAGAGCCACAGAAGCTGTCAGACATACCAATGACAATAATAAGT GTCCACTTACGACAGTTCCAGTTTACAAAGTTTTCAGCTTGTGAGTGTGACACCATATCTCTTTCTTCCAGTGATGTGTCTCCAACTTCTGGTAGCCCACTTGATGACATTCAGACATTTGAGAATATGCTGTaa
- the LOC143246846 gene encoding DNA polymerase iota-like isoform X3, whose protein sequence is MEKFTKLDEEDDNWEEVIMDGMIINAKDHSTSKGPHERAIVHIDIDCFHAQVEMIKDPELKTKPLGIKQKNLVVTCNYVARELGVQKVMCIKEAIQICPQIVLVCGEDLTDYREASYKVTRILEEFSPLVERLGFDENFIDVTSLVHSHQRTDIIGNGAESLISGHIYLEGSGALPEPCSCGCYSRLQEASHIAQEIRNRIYQELGLTTCAGIAHNKLLAKLVCGSHKPNQQTTLFPQHVGHLLKSLNTVKDIPGIGSAMYKNLSEMNINLVGGLQLCDLSSLEETVGSDQARRLKNLSFGVDETPVVLSGKPQSHSLEDTFRKCSTVSECRQRLGLLLQRLIKRSTYDSSSLQSIQLVSVTPYLFLPVMCLQLLVAHLMTFRHLRICCNI, encoded by the exons ATGGAGAAATTCACTAAACTTGATGAAGAAGATGATAACTGGGAAGAGGTTATAATGGATGGGATGATAATAA ATGCCAAGGACCACAGTACTTCCAAAGGGCCCCATGAAAGAGCTATAGTCCATATTGATATTGACTGTTTTCACGCTCAGGTTGAAATGATAAAAGACCCagagttaaaaacaaaacctttag gAATCAAACAGAAAAACTTAGTAGTTACCTGTAACTATGTAGCAAGAGAACTGGGAGTTCAAAAAGTGATGTGTATCAAAGAAGCCATACAGATTTGTCCTCAGATTGTTCTGGTATGTGGAGAAGACCTAACGGACTATAGAGAAGCTTCCTACAAGGTGACAA GAATTTTAGAGGAGTTCTCACCGTTAGTGGAGCGTCTTGGGTTTGATGAAAATTTTATTGATGTAACAAGTTTGGTACATAGCCACCAAAGAACCGATATCATTGGGAATGGTGCAGAATCGTTAATTAGTGGTCATATCTATTTGGAAG GAAGTGGAGCACTCCCTGAACCTTGCAGCTGTGGTTGTTATTCTCGACTTCAAGAAGCGTCGCACATAGCTCAAGAAATACGAAACAGGATTTACCAGGAATTAGGTCTCACAACGTGTGCCGGCATTGCTCATAACAAACTTTTAGCAAAACTGGTGTGTGGCTCTCACAAGCCGAATCAACAAACCACACTTTTTCCCCAACATGTTGGACATCTGTTGAAATCTCTGAATACTGTGAAAGACATTCCAG GTATTGGCTCGGCAATGTATAAAAACCTCAGTGAAATGAATATAAACTTGGTTGGAGGTCTTCAGCTGTGTGATCTTTCATCTCTAGAAGAAACTGTAGGATCAGATCAGGCTAGACGATTAAAAAATCTTTCTTTTGGTGTTGATGAAACTCCCGTTGTTTTGTCAGGAAAACCTCAA TCACATAGCCTCGAAGATACCTTCCGGAAATGCTCAACAGTTTCAGAATGTCGTCAGAGACTGGGATTATTACTTCAACGGCTTATCAAAAG GTCCACTTACGACAGTTCCAGTTTACAAAGTATTCAGCTTGTGAGTGTGACACCATATCTCTTTCTTCCAGTGATGTGTCTCCAACTTCTGGTAGCCCACTTGATGACATTCAGACATTTGAGAATATGCTGTaacatat aG